A genomic window from Massilia sp. METH4 includes:
- a CDS encoding FadR/GntR family transcriptional regulator codes for MTDLTATPAAPKKRHRNLAQGVVESIGASIREGVLKPGEKLPTESVIMEMHGVSRTVVREAISHLQAAGLVETRHGIGTFVLEPPAPALLISPDTIRTIEDVLAILELRISLETEAAWLAAARRTDAQVREMGVALQRILQEGSIEADMQFHMLIAQATGNRYFVDILTHLGTTIIPRARLNSAQLSHDEPSAYLQRVNREHEDIFHAIERRDPEGARAAMRTHLSNSRERLRKAQEESAGG; via the coding sequence ATGACTGACCTTACCGCCACCCCTGCCGCGCCGAAAAAGCGCCACCGCAACCTTGCTCAGGGGGTGGTGGAGAGCATTGGCGCGAGCATCCGCGAGGGCGTGCTGAAGCCGGGCGAGAAGCTGCCGACGGAATCGGTGATCATGGAAATGCATGGCGTGAGCCGCACGGTGGTGCGCGAAGCCATTTCGCACCTGCAGGCCGCCGGCCTGGTGGAAACGCGCCACGGCATCGGCACCTTCGTGCTGGAACCGCCGGCCCCGGCCCTGCTGATCTCGCCGGACACGATCCGCACCATCGAAGACGTGCTGGCCATCCTCGAGCTGCGCATCAGCCTGGAAACGGAAGCGGCCTGGCTGGCCGCGGCGCGCCGCACGGACGCGCAAGTGCGCGAAATGGGCGTGGCGCTGCAGCGCATCCTGCAAGAGGGCTCGATCGAAGCCGACATGCAGTTCCACATGCTGATCGCGCAGGCGACGGGCAACCGCTATTTCGTCGACATCCTCACCCACCTGGGCACCACGATCATCCCGCGTGCCCGCCTGAACTCGGCACAGCTGTCGCACGACGAGCCGTCGGCCTACCTGCAGCGCGTGAACCGCGAGCACGAGGACATCTTCCACGCCATCGAACGGCGCGACCCCGAGGGTGCCCGCGCCGCCATGCGTACCCATCTCTCCAACAGCCGCGAGCGGCTCCGCAAGGCGCAGGAAGAAAGCGCCGGCGGCTGA
- a CDS encoding MFS transporter produces the protein MTDRSIARARWAISTIFLLNGTGIGLWAAHVPVVQARAGLDTGVLGMLLLTIAAGAMASMPVAGWFSTRWGSRRATLASAFAFAAMTAVLVCTSHPVGVFLAAFAFGATNGALDVSMNANASEVEIARGVPTMSSFHAFFSLGGLVGAALGGLLIQGGYGNGSGALVTSAVIALVTLAVMPRVMAGQASAAHASHFALPRGPALFLGLLALLCMAVEGALVDWSALLLTERTGATPASAAIGYSAFSIAMAACRFAGDRLTIRFGAASVMVCGGVAILLGLLTAVLGTHYAVAAVGFALVGLGAANVVPLIFAAAARTPGMSAGGGVATAATVGYTGFLMGPPVIGWVASHTNIAVALGLLSLAGAVIALNARVVVRQAQAAR, from the coding sequence ATGACCGACCGTTCCATCGCCCGGGCACGCTGGGCCATTTCCACGATCTTCCTGCTCAACGGCACCGGCATCGGCCTGTGGGCCGCGCACGTGCCGGTCGTGCAGGCGCGCGCCGGGCTCGATACCGGCGTGCTGGGTATGCTGCTGCTCACGATCGCCGCCGGTGCCATGGCTTCGATGCCGGTGGCCGGCTGGTTCTCCACGCGCTGGGGTTCGCGCCGCGCCACGCTGGCCTCCGCCTTTGCCTTCGCCGCCATGACGGCCGTGCTGGTTTGCACCAGCCACCCGGTGGGCGTGTTCCTCGCCGCCTTCGCGTTCGGCGCCACGAACGGCGCGCTGGACGTGTCGATGAACGCCAACGCCAGCGAGGTGGAAATCGCCCGCGGGGTGCCCACCATGTCGTCGTTCCACGCGTTCTTCAGCCTGGGGGGCCTGGTGGGCGCCGCGCTGGGCGGCCTGCTGATCCAGGGCGGCTACGGCAACGGTTCCGGCGCGCTCGTGACGAGCGCCGTCATCGCCCTGGTCACGCTGGCCGTGATGCCGCGCGTGATGGCGGGCCAGGCATCGGCCGCGCACGCCTCGCACTTCGCGCTGCCGCGCGGCCCGGCGCTGTTCCTCGGCTTGTTGGCCCTGCTGTGCATGGCGGTGGAGGGGGCGCTGGTCGACTGGAGCGCGCTGCTGCTGACGGAACGCACGGGCGCCACGCCCGCCTCGGCGGCGATCGGCTATTCCGCCTTCTCGATCGCCATGGCGGCCTGCCGCTTCGCCGGCGACCGGCTCACGATCCGCTTCGGTGCCGCCAGCGTGATGGTGTGCGGCGGCGTGGCCATCCTGCTGGGCCTGTTGACCGCGGTGCTGGGCACGCACTACGCGGTGGCCGCCGTCGGCTTCGCGCTGGTGGGCCTCGGCGCGGCCAATGTGGTGCCGCTGATCTTCGCCGCGGCGGCCCGCACGCCGGGCATGTCCGCCGGCGGCGGCGTTGCCACGGCCGCGACGGTGGGCTACACGGGTTTCCTGATGGGGCCGCCCGTGATCGGCTGGGTGGCGTCGCACACGAATATCGCCGTGGCGCTGGGGCTGCTGTCGCTGGCCGGTGCCGTAATTGCCCTGAATGCCCGCGTGGTAGTGCGGCAGGCGCAAGCCGCGCGCTGA
- the nhaA gene encoding Na+/H+ antiporter NhaA: MPHTPTVIRIERRLSDTFKAFASSSKAGGIVLILCTLASLAIANSPLAAPYLGFWHTVVAGLSIELWINDALMAVFFLLVGLELERELYNGELSDFRNALLPVLAAAGGIVVPALIHFGLNHGTPMQAGAGIPMATDIAFALGVLAMLGKSVPASLKIFLTALAVMDDLGAIVVIALFYTADVSFAYLLGALAVFGALVAMNRVLRVMALLPYLLGGAVMWFLMLKSGVHATIAGVLLAFAIPFSSRQDDVASPSHRLEHALHKPVTFLILPLFALANTGIVIGAGWAAGLLTSNSLGILLGLVVGKPIGIFLFTFMAVSLGLCRLPLDLTWRHVLGAGLLGGIGFTMSIFIANLAFTGQPAAVDNSKLAILLASLTAGIIGYTWLRTMGARDPADHDPDTMDFAGAR; the protein is encoded by the coding sequence ATGCCCCATACCCCGACCGTTATCCGCATCGAGCGCCGCCTCTCCGACACCTTCAAGGCTTTCGCCTCATCGAGCAAGGCCGGCGGCATCGTCCTCATCCTCTGCACGCTCGCGTCGCTGGCGATCGCCAACTCGCCGCTGGCCGCGCCCTACCTCGGCTTCTGGCACACGGTCGTGGCCGGCCTCTCGATCGAACTGTGGATCAACGATGCGCTGATGGCCGTGTTCTTCCTGCTGGTCGGCCTGGAGCTCGAACGCGAGCTGTACAACGGCGAACTGTCGGACTTCAGGAACGCCCTGCTGCCCGTCCTGGCCGCCGCCGGCGGCATCGTGGTTCCCGCGCTGATCCACTTCGGCTTGAATCACGGCACGCCCATGCAGGCCGGCGCCGGCATTCCGATGGCCACCGACATCGCCTTTGCGCTCGGCGTGCTCGCCATGCTGGGGAAGTCGGTGCCCGCGTCGCTGAAAATCTTCCTGACGGCGCTGGCGGTGATGGACGACCTGGGCGCGATCGTGGTGATCGCCCTGTTCTATACGGCCGACGTGTCGTTCGCCTACCTGCTCGGCGCACTGGCCGTGTTCGGCGCCCTGGTGGCGATGAATCGCGTGCTGCGCGTGATGGCACTGCTGCCCTACCTGCTGGGTGGCGCGGTGATGTGGTTCCTCATGCTCAAATCGGGCGTGCATGCCACCATCGCGGGCGTGCTGCTGGCCTTCGCCATCCCGTTTTCCTCCCGGCAGGATGACGTGGCGTCGCCCTCGCACCGGCTCGAACACGCGCTGCACAAGCCTGTCACCTTCCTGATCCTGCCGCTGTTCGCGCTGGCCAATACGGGAATCGTGATCGGAGCCGGCTGGGCGGCGGGCCTGCTCACCTCCAACAGCCTCGGCATCTTGCTCGGGCTCGTCGTGGGCAAGCCGATCGGCATCTTCCTGTTCACCTTCATGGCCGTGTCGCTCGGCCTGTGCCGCCTGCCGCTCGACCTGACATGGCGCCACGTGCTGGGCGCGGGGCTGCTGGGCGGGATCGGCTTCACGATGTCGATCTTCATCGCCAACCTCGCATTCACGGGCCAGCCGGCGGCGGTCGACAATTCGAAGCTGGCGATCCTGCTTGCGTCGCTGACGGCCGGTATCATCGGTTACACGTGGCTCAGGACGATGGGTGCGCGCGATCCGGCCGATCACGATCCGGACACGATGGACTTCGCTGGGGCACGCTGA
- the kdgD gene encoding 5-dehydro-4-deoxyglucarate dehydratase: protein MQPLELQKILNHGLLSFPVTDFDQEGNFRADTYAKRLEWLAPYGASALFAAGGTGEFFSLTPNEYGDVIKTAVDTCRGVVPILAGAGGPTRQAISYAQEAEKIGAQGILLLPHYLTEASQDGLIRHVEEVCKSVDFGVVVYNRGACRLTADSLEKLADRNPNLIGFKDGIGDIELMMSIWRRMGDRFSYLGGLPTAEIYAAAYKALGVPVYSSAVFNFMPKLAMDFYHAIANDDRATQNRLIDEFFLPYLAIRNRKAGYAVSIVKAGAKIAGYDAGPVRAPLTDLTPEEFEMLEQLMRAQGPQ, encoded by the coding sequence ATGCAACCGTTAGAACTCCAAAAAATCCTGAACCATGGCCTGCTGTCGTTCCCGGTGACCGACTTCGACCAGGAAGGCAATTTCCGCGCCGATACGTACGCGAAGCGCCTCGAATGGCTGGCTCCGTACGGCGCCTCGGCCCTGTTCGCGGCCGGCGGCACGGGTGAGTTCTTCTCGCTGACTCCGAACGAATACGGCGACGTGATCAAGACCGCCGTGGACACCTGCCGCGGCGTGGTGCCGATCCTGGCCGGCGCCGGCGGCCCGACCCGTCAAGCCATCTCCTATGCCCAGGAAGCGGAAAAGATCGGCGCGCAAGGCATCCTGCTGCTGCCGCACTACCTGACCGAAGCGAGCCAGGACGGCCTGATCCGCCACGTGGAAGAAGTCTGCAAATCCGTCGATTTCGGCGTGGTCGTGTACAACCGCGGCGCCTGCCGCCTGACGGCCGATTCGCTGGAAAAGCTGGCCGACCGCAACCCGAACCTGATCGGCTTCAAGGACGGCATCGGCGACATCGAACTGATGATGTCGATCTGGCGCCGCATGGGCGACCGCTTCAGCTACCTGGGCGGCCTGCCGACGGCGGAGATTTATGCCGCCGCGTACAAAGCCCTCGGAGTGCCTGTATACTCGTCCGCTGTCTTCAACTTCATGCCGAAGCTGGCGATGGACTTCTATCACGCGATCGCCAACGACGACCGCGCGACGCAGAACCGTCTGATCGACGAGTTCTTCCTGCCGTACCTGGCCATCCGCAACCGCAAGGCCGGCTACGCCGTGTCCATCGTCAAGGCCGGTGCGAAGATTGCAGGCTACGACGCCGGTCCGGTGCGCGCACCGCTGACCGACCTCACGCCGGAAGAATTCGAGATGCTGGAACAACTGATGCGAGCGCAAGGCCCGCAATAA
- a CDS encoding GNAT family N-acetyltransferase, translated as MNITLEPVTRANFEAVMDIELPPGQAHYVASNAYSIAQAHYYPELQPCAICEGGKPVGFLLFGLPEQGAPGHYGIYRLMVDPALQKRGIGRRAMELLLEDLRARPDARRIWICYKPDNAVGQRFYASLGFRETGLDDEGR; from the coding sequence TTGAACATCACCCTGGAACCGGTCACCCGCGCCAACTTCGAGGCGGTGATGGATATCGAACTGCCGCCCGGACAGGCGCACTACGTGGCATCGAACGCTTATTCGATCGCGCAGGCGCACTACTACCCGGAACTCCAGCCGTGCGCCATCTGCGAGGGCGGCAAGCCGGTCGGATTCCTGCTGTTTGGCCTGCCCGAGCAGGGGGCGCCCGGCCACTACGGCATCTACCGGCTGATGGTCGATCCGGCGTTGCAGAAGCGCGGCATCGGCCGCCGCGCAATGGAATTGCTGCTGGAGGATTTGCGCGCACGCCCCGATGCGCGGCGGATCTGGATCTGTTACAAGCCGGACAATGCGGTGGGCCAGCGCTTCTATGCTTCGCTGGGTTTCCGGGAAACGGGCCTGGACGACGAGGGGAGATGA
- a CDS encoding cupin domain-containing protein, producing MKTIRSLIAATFVAIVASTGAHAQVAGLGRTDLLKENLATPGKELVQVRVDFAPGVTAPRHAHPGEEVAFVLEGTLEYTIDGQPPVTLKAGQALFIPAGAVHSAKNVHGGESKELATYIVDKAKPLVTLAK from the coding sequence ATGAAAACCATCCGCTCCCTGATCGCCGCCACCTTCGTCGCCATCGTCGCCTCCACTGGCGCCCATGCGCAGGTGGCAGGCCTGGGCCGCACCGACCTGCTGAAGGAAAATCTCGCCACGCCCGGCAAGGAACTGGTGCAGGTGCGCGTGGACTTCGCCCCTGGCGTAACGGCGCCTCGCCATGCGCACCCGGGCGAAGAAGTGGCCTTCGTGCTGGAAGGCACGCTCGAATACACGATCGACGGCCAGCCGCCCGTCACGCTGAAGGCGGGGCAGGCGCTGTTCATCCCGGCCGGCGCGGTGCACTCGGCGAAGAACGTGCATGGCGGCGAGTCGAAGGAGCTGGCCACCTACATCGTGGACAAGGCGAAGCCGCTGGTCACCCTGGCGAAGTGA
- a CDS encoding DeoR/GlpR family DNA-binding transcription regulator, translating to MQFAEERRRLIVEAVESEGKVLAAELVRRFDTSEDTIRRDLRDLDLAGLLRRVHGGAVRRTGEASFAQREGADQQRKALLAQALRPLIRPTDTVLVDAGSTNLALARQLDDGCAAAIVTNSPQIALALGEFRRTRVILLGGTYSAPCGAVLGARTLADIQALRADLCIVGVCSVAPDRLGASDGEEAELKRAMIAGSARRAAAVLNDRLGAPAPFTIGTVADLDHLVLEADVPADLLEPLRRAGAPNLILAER from the coding sequence ATGCAATTTGCAGAAGAGCGACGCCGCCTTATCGTCGAGGCGGTCGAAAGCGAAGGAAAGGTATTGGCGGCGGAGCTCGTGCGCCGATTCGATACTTCGGAAGACACGATCCGGCGCGACCTGCGCGACCTGGACCTGGCAGGTCTCTTGCGGCGGGTACACGGCGGTGCCGTGCGCCGTACCGGCGAGGCGAGCTTCGCCCAGCGCGAGGGAGCGGACCAGCAGCGCAAGGCGTTGCTGGCCCAGGCGCTGCGGCCGCTGATCCGGCCCACCGACACGGTGCTGGTCGATGCCGGTTCCACCAACCTGGCGCTGGCCCGGCAGCTCGACGATGGCTGCGCGGCGGCGATCGTCACCAACAGCCCGCAGATCGCCCTCGCGTTGGGCGAATTCCGCCGCACGCGGGTAATCCTGTTGGGCGGTACTTATTCCGCCCCGTGCGGCGCCGTGCTCGGCGCCCGCACGCTGGCCGATATCCAGGCGCTGCGTGCCGACCTGTGCATCGTGGGCGTGTGCAGCGTGGCGCCGGACCGGCTGGGCGCCAGCGATGGCGAGGAAGCGGAGCTGAAGCGGGCGATGATCGCCGGCAGCGCGCGCCGCGCCGCCGCCGTGCTCAACGACCGCCTGGGGGCCCCGGCGCCGTTCACCATCGGTACCGTGGCCGACCTCGATCACCTTGTACTCGAGGCGGACGTTCCCGCCGACCTGCTCGAACCCTTGCGCCGCGCCGGCGCACCCAACCTCATCCTTGCCGAAAGATAA